The Methylomicrobium lacus LW14 genome window below encodes:
- a CDS encoding winged helix-turn-helix domain-containing protein, with the protein MCEQFQERTACTLSQDTVRRWLKEKGWRWKRCRRSLKESGY; encoded by the coding sequence TTGTGCGAGCAATTCCAGGAGCGGACGGCGTGTACCCTCTCACAGGACACGGTTCGACGCTGGTTGAAAGAAAAAGGCTGGAGGTGGAAGCGCTGCCGCCGCAGCCTGAAGGAAAGCGGATATTGA
- a CDS encoding IS630 family transposase: protein MEALPPQPEGKRILTAFHEHEAAGDLDVFYLDESGFSSRSCVPYAWQPKGETLRLPANVSGRTNVIGFLNRNNEAYFHTVDGSVTHKEIMEAMNVSVRLRSPEKLTIVVMDNASVHRKAVEEASGEWLGFRVWTWFLPTYSPELNPIEILWKKIKYEWLPWAAYHCFETMRSALGEIFENLGGKYRVNFA from the coding sequence GTGGAAGCGCTGCCGCCGCAGCCTGAAGGAAAGCGGATATTGACTGCCTTCCATGAGCACGAAGCGGCGGGAGATCTTGATGTGTTCTACCTTGATGAAAGCGGTTTTAGTTCCCGTTCCTGCGTGCCTTACGCCTGGCAACCCAAGGGCGAAACCTTGCGCCTACCCGCCAATGTGTCGGGCCGGACAAATGTCATCGGTTTCCTGAACCGGAACAATGAAGCCTATTTCCACACGGTGGACGGCTCGGTCACACACAAGGAGATCATGGAGGCGATGAACGTTTCCGTCCGCTTGCGCAGCCCTGAAAAGTTGACCATCGTCGTCATGGACAACGCTTCGGTGCATCGCAAAGCTGTGGAGGAGGCCAGCGGGGAGTGGTTGGGGTTTCGTGTCTGGACCTGGTTCCTCCCGACTTATTCGCCTGAACTGAATCCAATCGAGATATTATGGAAGAAAATCAAATACGAGTGGTTGCCCTGGGCCGCCTACCATTGTTTTGAAACGATGCGCTCTGCGTTAGGCGAAATTTTCGAAAATTTGGGTGGCAAATACCGGGTTAATTTTGCAT